The Acinonyx jubatus isolate Ajub_Pintada_27869175 chromosome D1, VMU_Ajub_asm_v1.0, whole genome shotgun sequence genome includes a window with the following:
- the LOC106977779 gene encoding LOW QUALITY PROTEIN: olfactory receptor 52B2-like (The sequence of the model RefSeq protein was modified relative to this genomic sequence to represent the inferred CDS: substituted 1 base at 1 genomic stop codon) encodes MVDPNDSTVNYDMFVLNGIPGLKELHMWISIAFCLMYLVAVSGNIILICVVAEEHSLHEPMYLFLSVLAFWDLILSTSTAPKALSIFXFDDVDISFGGCITQLFFMHFAFVVESGILLAMAFDRYVAICYPRRYTIILSHGVIGKIGRVVVLRSFATVCPVIFLVRCLPFCQTNIIAHTFCEHMGLAKLAYADITVNIWYGISVPLLSVMLDMVTIVISYRLILQEVFRLPSHDVQMKTLSTCGSHVYVILMFYLPGIFTVITQHFGRKIPKHVHILLADLYVLVPPVMNPIIYGVKTKQIRERVALVFSSKRKCC; translated from the coding sequence ATGGTTGATCCCAATGACTCCACTGTCAATTATGATATGTTTGTCCTCAATGGCATCCCTGGCCTGAAGGAGCTGCACATGTGGATCTCCATCGCCTTCTGCCTGATGTACCTGGTGGCTGTGTCAGGAAATATTATCCTGATCTGTGTGGTGGCAGAGGAGCACAGTCTTCATGAACCTATGtacctcttcctctctgtgttgGCTTTTTGGGATCTGATTCTATCCACATCCACAGCACCCAAAGCCCTGAGCATCTTCTGATTTGATGATGTGGACATCTCTTTTGGTGGCTGTATAACCCAgctcttctttatgcattttgcCTTTGTGGTGGAATCAGGCATTCTCTTGGCCATGGCTTTTGatcgctatgtggccatctgctACCCACGGAGGTACACCATCATTCTTAGCCATGGTGTCATCGGCAAAATAGGGCGTGTTGTAGTGCTCAGGAGTTTTGCAACTGTTTGCCCCGTTATCTTCCTAGTGAGGTGCTTGCCCTTCTGCCAGACAAACATCATTGCCCACACGTTCTGTGAACACATGGGGCTAGCTAAGTTGGCTTATGCTGATATCACCGTCAACATTTGGTATGGAATCTCTGTGCCATTACTCAGTGTAATGCTAGATATGGTGACAATAGTCATCTCCTATAGGCTCATTCTCCAGGAGGTCTTCAGGCTGCCATCCCATGATGTGCAGATGAAAACACTCAGCACCTGTGGTTCCCATGTCTATGTCATCCTCATGTTCTACCTTCCTGGGATTTTCACTGTCATTACTCAGCACTTTGGCCGAAAAATCCCTAAGCATGTCCACATCCTGTTGGCTGATCTCTATGTTCTCGTTCCCCCCGTGATGAACCCAATTATCTATGGAGTAAAGACCAAACAGATTCGTGAAAGAGTGGcccttgtgttttcttcaaaaagGAAGTGTTGCTAA
- the LOC106977781 gene encoding olfactory receptor 52H1-like yields the protein MATLNLTSFNPGSFILVGIPGLEQFHIWIGIPFFTIYLLALAGNGTLLYLITVDHSLHEPMFFFLSMLASADLVLCTTCVPKTVGIFWLKAQKITFPGCLTQLFFLHFSFFLDSTILLGMAFDRYMAICCPLRYTSVLTPRTIVKIMVGIVGRSFGVILPVVFLVKRLPFCKSRIIPHTYCEHIGVARLACADISINIWYGFAVPVMTIISDLVLIGISYALILHAVFHLPSRDARQKALSTCGSHVCVILIFYTPAIFSVLTHRFGHNISRTFHIIFANLYVAIPPALNPIIYGVKTKQIRDKVILLLFPKGMK from the coding sequence ATGGCCACATTGAATCTGACAAGTTTCAATCCAGGCTCTTTCATTTTGGTGGGGATCCCAGGGCTGGAGCAATTCCACATCTGGATTGGGATTCCTTTCTTCACTATCTATCTGCTGGCCCTTGCTGGTAATGGCACCCTTCTTTACCTCATCACTGTGGACCACAGCCTCCACGAACCcatgttcttctttctctccatgttGGCCTCTGCAGACCTCGTATTATGCACCACGTGTGTCCCCAAAACAGTTGGCATATTCTGGTTGAAAGCTCAGAAAATCACTTTTCCTGGTTGCCTTACCCAGTTGTTCTTTCTTCACTTCAGCTTTTTTCTGGACTCCACCATTTTGTTGGGCATGGCATTTGACCGTTACATGGCCATTTGCTGCCCTTTGAGATACACAAGTGTTTTGACACCAAGGACAATTGTCAAGATTATGGTGGGCATTGTGGGTCGGAGCTTTGGTGTCATTTTGCCTGTTGTTTTCCTGGTGAAGCGTTTGCCCTTCTGCAAGTCACGTATCATCCCTCACACATACTGTGAACATATAGGGGTTGCCCGACTCGCCTGTGCTGACATCTCCATCAACATCTGGTATGGTTTTGCTGTGCCTGTGATGACTATTATCTCAGACCTGGTCCTCATTGGTATTTCCTATGCTCTCAtccttcatgctgttttccatctTCCATCCAGAGATGCCCGCCAGAAAGCCCTCAGCACCTGCGGTTCCCATGTCTGTGTCATTCTCATATTCTACACACCAGCCATATTCTCTGTCCTCACTCATCGCTTCGGACACAATATCTCTCGCACCTTTCACATCATATTTGCCAACCTCTATGTGGCAATCCCTCCTGCACTCAATCCCATCATTTATGGTGTAAAAACCAAGCAGATCAGGGACAAGGTCATCCTCCTACTCTTTCCTAAAGGGATGAAGTGA